One genomic region from Campylobacter sp. RM5004 encodes:
- the hemW gene encoding radical SAM family heme chaperone HemW, translated as MRIYIHIPFCASKCSYCSFASFTNKQKINEYFKALELDLSRFLPFSKDIKSIYFGGGTPSFIPAKYYENLFKLLKPFLNANCEISAEANPNSLSLEWLNTMRNYGLNRISLGVQSFNDEKLKFLNRSHSSLEALNQIALLKKEKINYSIDLIYGTFMDDLTMLNNELDVLKSLELNHLSAYTLILEENTPFANKIEFLQKNDELNCYFYEQINKIGLKAYEISNFASSSDYECSHNKAYWNKDDYIGIGLSSVGTSKNIRYYASSSLAEYINNPLKRSKEILSLDDIRLESIFLGLRSKVGVSLELIKDLSKLDDLKELVYIKNGRLFNKNYLLSDEIALFLE; from the coding sequence ATGAGAATATATATCCACATTCCTTTTTGTGCTAGCAAATGCTCTTATTGTTCTTTTGCTAGTTTTACAAATAAGCAAAAAATAAATGAGTATTTTAAGGCTTTAGAATTAGATTTATCAAGGTTTTTGCCTTTTTCTAAAGACATAAAAAGCATATATTTTGGGGGTGGAACGCCTAGTTTTATACCTGCAAAGTATTATGAAAATTTATTTAAATTACTAAAGCCATTTTTAAATGCAAATTGTGAAATAAGTGCTGAAGCAAATCCAAATTCTTTAAGTCTTGAATGGCTTAATACTATGAGAAATTATGGACTAAATCGCATTAGCCTTGGGGTTCAAAGCTTTAATGATGAAAAGCTAAAATTCTTAAATAGAAGCCATTCATCACTTGAAGCACTAAATCAAATCGCCCTACTTAAAAAAGAAAAAATAAATTATAGTATTGATTTAATATATGGAACTTTTATGGACGATTTAACTATGTTAAATAATGAGCTTGATGTATTAAAAAGCTTAGAATTAAATCATCTAAGCGCTTATACTTTAATACTTGAAGAAAATACTCCATTTGCTAATAAAATAGAATTTTTACAAAAAAACGATGAGCTAAACTGCTATTTTTACGAACAAATCAACAAAATAGGCTTAAAAGCCTATGAAATAAGCAATTTTGCAAGTTCAAGTGATTACGAATGCTCTCACAATAAAGCTTACTGGAATAAAGATGATTATATCGGCATTGGGCTTTCAAGTGTAGGAACGAGCAAAAATATTCGCTATTATGCAAGCTCTAGTCTTGCTGAATACATAAATAATCCACTAAAAAGAAGTAAAGAAATATTAAGCTTAGATGATATTAGATTAGAAAGCATTTTTTTAGGTCTTAGATCAAAAGTAGGGGTTAGCTTAGAACTTATTAAGGATTTATCAAAACTTGATGATTTAAAAGAATTAGTTTATATTAAAAATGGAAGATTATTTAATAAAAACTACTTATTAAGTGATGAAATAGCATTGTTTTTAGAATAA
- a CDS encoding RNA pyrophosphohydrolase: MKKNYRKNVAAIVLSQEYPLNCKILVALRLDIDVWQFPQGGIDEGESPKEALLRELEEELGTKEFEVIAEYPEWLSYEFPNEAVKKKYNFDGQTQRYFLVKIRDNNLINLNTNEPEFKEHLFVDYKDLNPYINHFKRPLYTKVLKYFQKEGFIGC, encoded by the coding sequence ATGAAGAAAAATTACAGAAAAAATGTAGCAGCTATTGTTTTGTCTCAAGAATACCCACTAAATTGTAAGATTTTAGTGGCTTTAAGACTAGATATTGATGTTTGGCAGTTTCCACAAGGCGGAATTGATGAAGGAGAAAGCCCAAAAGAAGCACTTCTAAGAGAATTAGAAGAAGAATTAGGGACTAAAGAATTTGAAGTAATTGCAGAATATCCTGAATGGTTAAGCTATGAATTTCCTAATGAGGCTGTTAAGAAAAAATATAATTTTGACGGACAAACTCAAAGGTATTTTTTAGTTAAAATAAGGGATAATAACTTGATTAATTTAAATACCAATGAGCCTGAGTTTAAAGAGCATCTTTTTGTTGATTATAAGGACTTAAATCCTTATATTAATCATTTTAAAAGACCACTTTATACTAAAGTTTTAAAGTATTTTCAAAAAGAAGGATTTATAGGATGTTAG
- a CDS encoding aspartate kinase → MLVVQKYGGTSVGNLERIENVANRVIKSKKTYKDIVVVVSAMSGRTNQLIENANFYSEFPNKKELDMLLSCGERETAALLAISLISKGYNAISLSGKEAGLLTTDDYTNAKIIDIDSTRIKKELSEGKIVVVAGFQGYAANGNTTTLGRGGSDLSAVAFAGALNADLCEIYTDVDGVYTTDPRIEPKAKKLDKVSYEEMLELASLGAKVLQNRSVELAKKLNVKLVTRSSFNDNSGTIITSEEKMEQALVSGIALDKNQARIVLRRIEDKPGIAASIFTTLAKKDINVDMIIQNVGHDGTTNLGFTVPQNELKNASEAMRELLGSDVVIESDSDIVKVSVVGVGMKTHSGVASAAFEALANEGINIQMISTSEIKISMIVSSKYAELAVRTLHKVYKLDN, encoded by the coding sequence ATGTTAGTTGTTCAAAAATATGGAGGCACAAGCGTTGGCAACCTTGAACGCATAGAAAATGTTGCAAATAGGGTGATTAAGTCAAAAAAGACTTATAAAGATATAGTTGTGGTAGTTTCTGCTATGAGTGGAAGAACCAATCAATTAATTGAAAACGCTAATTTTTATTCAGAATTTCCGAATAAAAAAGAATTAGATATGTTGCTTTCTTGTGGGGAGCGTGAGACTGCAGCACTTTTAGCAATTTCTTTGATTTCTAAGGGTTATAATGCAATATCGCTAAGTGGTAAAGAAGCAGGACTTTTAACTACTGATGATTATACAAATGCAAAAATTATAGATATTGATTCAACTAGAATTAAAAAAGAATTAAGTGAAGGCAAAATCGTAGTGGTTGCAGGTTTTCAAGGATATGCAGCTAATGGCAATACAACTACTTTAGGTCGTGGTGGAAGTGATTTAAGTGCGGTTGCTTTTGCAGGTGCATTAAATGCTGATTTATGTGAGATTTACACTGATGTTGATGGAGTATATACAACTGATCCTAGAATTGAGCCTAAAGCTAAAAAACTTGACAAAGTTTCTTATGAAGAAATGTTAGAGCTTGCAAGTTTAGGAGCGAAAGTTCTTCAAAATAGAAGTGTTGAATTAGCAAAAAAATTAAATGTTAAATTAGTTACAAGAAGTAGCTTTAATGATAATAGTGGAACAATAATAACAAGCGAGGAAAAAATGGAACAAGCATTAGTAAGTGGAATAGCATTAGATAAAAATCAAGCAAGAATTGTATTAAGAAGAATAGAAGATAAACCAGGAATTGCAGCAAGTATCTTTACAACTTTAGCGAAAAAAGACATAAATGTTGATATGATTATTCAAAATGTAGGTCATGATGGAACTACAAATCTAGGTTTTACCGTTCCACAAAATGAACTAAAAAATGCTAGTGAAGCTATGAGAGAGCTTTTAGGTAGTGATGTTGTGATTGAAAGCGATAGTGATATTGTAAAGGTTTCTGTTGTTGGTGTTGGTATGAAAACTCATTCAGGCGTAGCAAGTGCAGCTTTTGAAGCATTAGCAAATGAAGGGATAAACATACAAATGATTTCAACAAGTGAGATTAAAATCTCTATGATAGTAAGCTCAAAATATGCTGAACTTGCTGTAAGAACTCTACATAAAGTTTATAAGCTGGATAATTAA
- a CDS encoding HobA family DNA replication regulator: MQDFLGFVKDFIQKKGIQYSWLDSERFKISPLLSSRLSSLLDGKAFIVVTDDERAWFEDYFLSLVNAKSARPLLPFFSLKGFKLDNYEKNEDLLDDVLSLSYPNGYIYIYFGKDNSKMAKLAKNKKDSLLFILDEEYDNSFCLKSSDEHLDIKLITIAQLINACLDAIVFAKVKI; the protein is encoded by the coding sequence ATGCAAGATTTTTTAGGCTTTGTAAAAGACTTTATTCAAAAAAAAGGCATTCAATATAGCTGGCTAGATAGTGAAAGGTTTAAAATAAGCCCTTTGCTATCTTCAAGGCTTAGCTCCTTATTAGATGGAAAAGCTTTTATTGTAGTTACTGATGATGAGAGAGCTTGGTTTGAAGATTATTTTTTAAGCTTAGTGAATGCTAAAAGTGCTAGACCATTATTACCATTTTTTAGTTTAAAAGGCTTTAAGCTTGATAATTACGAGAAAAATGAAGATTTATTAGATGATGTTTTAAGCCTTTCTTATCCTAATGGATATATTTATATTTATTTTGGTAAGGATAATTCTAAAATGGCAAAACTTGCTAAAAACAAAAAAGATAGTTTATTATTCATCTTAGATGAAGAATACGATAATTCTTTTTGTTTAAAGTCTAGTGATGAGCATTTGGATATTAAACTAATTACGATAGCTCAATTAATTAATGCTTGTTTAGATGCAATAGTTTTTGCAAAGGTTAAGATTTGA
- a CDS encoding DNA polymerase III subunit delta', giving the protein MRSEIIITQNPDEYINELKQSVKICKIYKDDDFLLDDAKSIMQNAYLIEEYDKYFVLSYKDYSIQAQNYMLKLLEEPPAKVYFKILVSSKNILLPTIKSRLISRKLDSYKNDFEIKIDLKNMNYLDIANYNIDKANLSDFISALIKQCYKNNIKLSKDLLEEFYKCYELSKVNSNPKIITSRLLLGIMRERS; this is encoded by the coding sequence TTGAGAAGCGAGATAATAATTACTCAAAATCCTGATGAATATATTAATGAGCTAAAACAATCGGTAAAAATTTGTAAAATTTATAAAGATGATGATTTTTTACTAGATGATGCAAAAAGCATTATGCAAAATGCTTATTTGATAGAAGAATACGATAAGTATTTTGTATTATCTTATAAAGATTACAGCATTCAAGCTCAAAATTATATGTTAAAACTACTAGAAGAACCACCTGCTAAGGTTTATTTTAAAATCTTAGTAAGTTCAAAAAATATCTTATTACCCACTATAAAATCAAGATTAATTTCAAGAAAACTTGATAGCTATAAAAATGATTTTGAAATTAAAATTGATTTAAAAAATATGAATTATTTAGATATTGCAAATTACAATATAGATAAGGCAAATCTTAGTGATTTTATAAGTGCTTTAATAAAACAATGTTATAAAAATAATATCAAATTAAGCAAAGATTTGTTAGAAGAATTTTATAAATGTTATGAATTATCAAAGGTTAATTCAAATCCAAAAATTATTACTTCAAGGTTATTATTAGGAATAATGCGTGAAAGAAGCTAG
- the folP gene encoding dihydropteroate synthase: protein MKEASFYILDENSAKEINSSEFALDRFLKRANKHIIYIKNISTTAANILKQDAISVGAVVLNHKNTILGGDYKYDSILLVDEINAKDLSNKLKLQQFSCKRLAKFLDELKISKKYPKIMGIMNINDDSFYESSRINEKIFLQKVYEFIENNASIIDIGAMSSRPNSNYLGAKLELNRLKPIFKLIKEHKLNEKIEFSLDSFDEQCHKNALDLGFKYVNDISANTKLSKLALSYDATYILMHSKNNYIDNYINKSGLKICNSDSKFFILNSVYEFFLEKLSEIESKVMIDVGIGFGKSEYENLVLIKYLNHFKTLNKPILLAASNKKLFGTYKEPLSLLAHANSNADYIRVHNVAEQNAVINYLKKMDEI, encoded by the coding sequence GTGAAAGAAGCTAGTTTTTATATACTAGATGAAAACTCAGCTAAAGAAATTAATTCAAGTGAGTTTGCACTAGATAGGTTTTTAAAAAGAGCAAATAAACACATAATTTATATTAAAAATATAAGCACAACTGCTGCAAATATTTTAAAGCAAGACGCAATAAGCGTTGGCGCTGTGGTATTAAATCATAAAAACACTATTTTGGGCGGAGATTATAAATACGATAGTATTTTATTAGTTGATGAAATTAATGCAAAGGATTTATCAAATAAGCTTAAATTACAGCAATTTTCTTGTAAAAGACTTGCTAAATTTTTAGATGAATTAAAAATTAGCAAAAAATATCCAAAAATTATGGGTATTATGAATATAAATGATGATAGTTTTTATGAAAGCTCAAGAATTAACGAAAAAATATTTTTGCAAAAAGTTTATGAATTTATTGAAAATAACGCAAGTATAATTGATATTGGAGCAATGAGTTCAAGACCTAATTCAAATTACTTAGGAGCCAAATTAGAGTTAAACAGATTAAAGCCTATTTTTAAGCTTATAAAAGAACATAAATTAAATGAAAAAATTGAGTTTAGCTTGGATAGCTTTGATGAGCAATGCCATAAAAATGCACTTGATTTAGGCTTTAAATATGTAAATGATATAAGTGCAAATACTAAATTATCAAAACTAGCATTAAGCTATGATGCAACATATATTCTAATGCATTCAAAGAATAATTATATTGATAATTATATAAATAAATCAGGTTTAAAAATTTGTAATTCCGATTCTAAATTCTTTATTTTAAATAGCGTTTATGAGTTCTTTTTAGAAAAATTAAGCGAGATTGAGAGTAAGGTTATGATTGATGTTGGAATTGGCTTTGGTAAAAGCGAATATGAAAACTTAGTTTTAATAAAATATTTAAATCATTTCAAGACTTTAAATAAACCTATTTTATTAGCAGCTTCAAATAAAAAACTTTTTGGCACATATAAAGAGCCTTTAAGTCTTTTAGCACATGCAAACTCAAATGCTGATTATATTAGAGTGCATAATGTTGCTGAGCAAAACGCAGTTATAAATTATCTTAAAAAAATGGATGAAATATGA
- the ligA gene encoding NAD-dependent DNA ligase LigA, whose product MKEYLENIKLANTWAKAYYLGENPLASDAEYDELIKKIKEYEKQNPDKIDANSPTQRVFPISQMQVNDGFNKLAHLSKMYSMEDVFNEDELKAWIKRAKAENEEFFIEPKFDGASLNLIYEDGKLIHAITRGDGQIGDDITQNALVINSIPKIISYKELIEIRGEIVILKDDFDKLNEIKLANNESLFSNPRNAASGSLRLKEPSEVAKRNLQFYPHGIGKNSLTYKTHSEAMEFVRNLGFLKDDFCKVVKASSLQSEYEKLQSDRANKKMMLDGFVLRINDLSKCTEYTAKFPKYMAAYKFEPLEQITKLIDVTYQVGRTGVITPVGTLEPVNIDGAIVKSVTLHNYDEITRLNLLINDSVSIIRSGDVIPKLTRVYKERRNGSEIEIKKPINCPSCNEKLLDDGALIKCINLNCKAKMLNQLIYFASKKCLNIEGLGDKIIELLFNLGKISTFECIYELKYEDFEGLEGFANKKISNILTSIENSKDCELSSFINALGIDNIGEVAASKIASEFAYEWYLKDEAEFLKLDGFGEEMAKSLARFCSVNKDLIVRFYEILRLKNTNIKSSDKFANTTFVITGTLSNAREYYEKIIKENGGKVSSSVSKKTSYLLCGSDAGSKLNKALELGVKVINEDEFNSL is encoded by the coding sequence ATGAAAGAATATTTAGAAAATATAAAATTAGCAAATACTTGGGCAAAAGCTTATTATTTAGGAGAAAACCCATTAGCAAGTGATGCAGAATATGATGAACTAATAAAAAAAATAAAAGAATACGAAAAGCAAAATCCAGATAAAATTGACGCTAATTCACCTACTCAAAGAGTATTTCCGATTAGCCAAATGCAAGTAAATGATGGCTTTAACAAATTAGCACATTTAAGCAAAATGTATTCTATGGAAGATGTATTTAATGAAGATGAATTAAAAGCTTGGATTAAAAGAGCAAAAGCTGAAAATGAAGAGTTTTTTATAGAGCCAAAGTTTGATGGCGCAAGTTTAAATCTAATCTATGAAGATGGTAAATTAATTCATGCTATTACTCGTGGAGATGGGCAAATTGGCGATGATATAACTCAAAATGCTTTAGTAATTAACTCAATTCCAAAAATAATTTCTTATAAAGAACTTATTGAAATAAGGGGAGAAATCGTTATATTAAAAGATGATTTTGACAAATTAAACGAGATTAAACTAGCAAATAATGAAAGCTTGTTTTCTAATCCTAGAAATGCTGCAAGTGGTTCGCTAAGATTAAAAGAGCCAAGTGAAGTTGCTAAGAGAAATCTTCAATTTTATCCACATGGAATTGGTAAAAACTCATTAACATACAAAACTCATAGCGAAGCAATGGAATTTGTAAGAAATTTAGGCTTTTTAAAAGATGATTTTTGTAAGGTTGTAAAAGCAAGTTCATTACAAAGCGAATATGAAAAATTACAAAGCGATAGAGCAAATAAAAAAATGATGTTAGATGGCTTTGTTTTAAGGATAAATGATTTAAGCAAATGCACTGAATACACTGCTAAATTTCCAAAATATATGGCAGCTTATAAGTTTGAACCATTAGAGCAAATCACAAAATTAATTGATGTTACTTATCAAGTAGGAAGAACCGGAGTAATTACTCCTGTTGGCACACTTGAGCCTGTAAATATTGATGGAGCGATAGTAAAATCAGTAACCTTGCATAATTATGATGAGATTACTAGATTAAATCTTTTAATTAATGATAGCGTTAGCATTATTAGAAGTGGCGATGTTATTCCAAAATTAACTCGTGTTTATAAAGAAAGAAGAAACGGAAGCGAAATTGAAATAAAAAAACCTATAAATTGCCCGTCTTGTAATGAAAAATTATTAGATGACGGAGCTTTAATTAAATGTATTAATCTTAATTGTAAGGCAAAAATGCTAAATCAATTAATATATTTTGCAAGTAAAAAATGCTTAAATATTGAAGGATTAGGCGATAAAATCATTGAACTTTTATTTAATTTAGGCAAAATCAGCACATTTGAATGTATTTATGAGCTAAAATATGAAGACTTTGAAGGTCTTGAAGGTTTTGCTAACAAAAAGATTTCAAATATTTTAACTTCAATTGAAAACTCAAAAGATTGTGAATTAAGTAGCTTTATAAATGCTTTAGGGATTGATAATATAGGAGAAGTTGCAGCTAGTAAAATAGCTAGTGAATTTGCTTATGAATGGTATTTAAAAGATGAGGCAGAGTTTTTAAAGCTTGATGGATTTGGTGAAGAAATGGCTAAATCACTTGCTAGATTTTGTAGTGTTAATAAGGATTTGATTGTAAGATTTTATGAAATTTTAAGGCTTAAAAATACTAATATTAAATCAAGTGATAAATTTGCAAATACAACATTCGTAATCACAGGAACACTAAGTAATGCAAGAGAATATTACGAAAAAATAATAAAAGAAAACGGCGGAAAAGTAAGCTCAAGTGTTAGTAAAAAAACAAGCTATCTTTTATGTGGAAGCGATGCAGGAAGTAAGCTAAATAAAGCACTTGAATTAGGTGTAAAAGTAATTAATGAAGATGAGTTTAATAGTTTATGA